The Aspergillus nidulans FGSC A4 chromosome VIII genome contains the following window.
TGTTGCGTGTGCGTATAGCTCTCTGCCAAACTTGCCGAGCTCGCGGACTCCCCGACCACAATCACACTCGACGGACTGAGACAATTAGAGCGAAAGACGGCGACTGTATATACGCTGCTTAAGGCGAGTGTATACAGTATCCTGTtgcaggagcagattgtCAACGAAGGGGagtggcagcagcaacaacagcagcaggatgaGGGGCAGGAGTATGCTACGGGGACTATGAAtgcgggagaggaggggatCTATATGGGGGAGGGGGACATGAGCTATCAGCAGTACTAACCAACGCAAACGGTTGAGCTGGGGGTTGGGCGTTTCTTGGAATGGTTCTACATAGATATTGATCAGGTTGTTCTGGGTCTGTTTTTTCAGTCTAGCTTTGGTTATACCCCTTCGGCGGTGTTTATGAAATGCTTCAAATTCGACACAAAATGGATGGGACTTAATTTATCGATTCCTAGTACAGATACATTGGTAAATTGTTGAAAATCAGGTATTATATACATCGTCAGGACGTAACCAGAAACCTCGAACTGGAAACCAGACAATGCGCCCGCAGCATAATCGTACAATAATAGCAGTAATCTAGTACTGGAGTTGACGTGGccggtcttctcttcccGAGTAGTAGACCTTGCGCACATcaaccagcttcttgccTCGGGCACGGGCAATCTCCTCCGGGTCGCGCTGGCTCATCAAGGCTTCGTATGCGGCTTTCACCGTGTTCATCGGGTTTCTGGCTCGCTCGACACGAGCCGCAATGTCGCTGATACCGGCTGCTCGGCACATCTCGTAAATCAAGCTCTGGCAGCGGAGTCCGAAACCTAGATTGGCCTTGTTAGCTTCGCTGAGCGGAAATGTAGTATTGAAAAAATTACCGGGAGGACGGGTCATCAGTTTCAGCTCAACGGCGCCCACTTTGCCCTTCACATCGCCAAAGATCGTGCGGTTCTCGTACCGGGGGACAGGTTTCATGTTTCTAATAGCACGGTATAGCGATTGGACTCTCGCATCCGTGGCTTCCTGTGACTTTCCTTCGCCAATACCAAGGAGACCGTTTCCATTACCGGCGACAGTTAGGATATATGTGCTGTTCACTTTACCGAGACGAGTCTGGTTTGTGACTTGTTTCACGACAAGAGCCTTCGTCCTGAGGGACGAGATGTCAGATAAACTGTACCCGGTGTTCTTCATGAGGACTTTCAACGCCTCACTCGGTTCTTCGTCCTTCTTGGCAATATTGCTCCGCCTCGCGTCGTAGTACTTGTGAGGCTTTTTACTGGGCCCATCAAGGGTCTCACCAGGCTGGAACAGGTCCGGCACGAGAGAACTGTTCGGGTTCAACtcattctcctccttcccaattGTCATACGGTTCGTCTCCGCAAAGCGCACCCAGTCTGAGATTGAAGCATCTTCCGGCATCTCAGCGATGAACTTGGCAAAGTCGTCCACGAAGTCGTCTTCAGTTTTGAGAGTTGCATTGTAATCGCTGTTGCTTTCGGGGGCGCGGACGTGCTTATCAACGCCGGGTTCGATTACCGAAAAGTCATCGAGATAAGTGAGCTTCATCGGGTCTTTGCGAATCCTGAACTGCTCTGCCATATCCTTTGGGTCAATGGCCGCCTCACCAGCTTCAATCGCGGCGAGTTGCTCGGGCGTGTAATGCTTCTTCAGGTaggccttttcctcctctgtgTATGGCTTGAAATCATCCGGCTTCATCTCTTGCGAGAGCTGTTTAAGATTCACGCCATTTTCAACGGGCTTTTTGCTGGGTTTGTCGGTAAATTGCGTGGCGGACAATTGGAATTGACGACGAGGCACGCGAGGGCTGTTTGCAGCGGCGCGTGAGAAGCTGCAGAACAGACACCTGGCGGGACGGGCGAAACTCATATTGACGAGTCAGCTCCGCGGCCCTCTGAGGTCCAGGGCTCCAGAGGTAGTATCGAAGGGTGTGGAGTGTGGAGGACGGGGGGTGAATCGGAGGATGGTGGAGGACAAGTTGAGGCCGGCAGACGGAGAGAAAATCTCAGCTCAGCATCCAAGCTGGCCAATCAAAGCTCGTCCTTTTTTGCTTGGGATGGATTTCCGCCCATTCTcgacttcctcttcttcatttttgatgctgcttttcttctccataATTTAGGAATATACACATGTTTCGCTTTCTGCGACTACCTGTTCGTTGCAAATTTCAATACTGCTCCTCTCGTCCCTCTCCGGTCCAGCTGCTTGCTTCCGCAAAATCGAGCCCAAtttctctgcagcagcggaatGCGCATATTCCCCCGATAATGGAGGCACCGAAACAAAACCACCGAAACGCCCCCAAGCGGCAGAAGAGGAACCCGGCCAAGCAGCGAAAGGAGAAGTCAAACGAGTTTGACGAAGTCCTACAAGCCGACGTTGACAGACTACTGAAAAGCAAGCGAGACGGCAGCCCAGCCGCTGCCACTCCCCCGCAGCCTACGCTCCCAGAACCCTTTACAGAGATCGAAGTGACAGTCGCCGAAATATCCTCGACGGGTGATGGGCTGGCGTTGTCCGAAAATGGTGACCATGTCTATGTCGTCCCCTTCACTGTTCCCGGTGACAAGGCCCTTGTGAAGGTCGTGCGGCACGTCAATGCCCTATCCTACAGCGTGACGGACTTTATCAAGGTCATTGAGCCCGGTCCGCAACGGCGAGACGACGCAATTGGATGCAAATACTTTGGCAAATGCTCGGGTTGTCAGCTGCAGATGCTGTCTTATGCGGACCAGCTGGCGCATAAGAAGCGCATCGTGGAGAAGGCGTACGCCAACTTCTCCGGCCTTATTCCGGAACTGATTCCTGCCATTGGGGATACTTTCCCATCTCCCCTGCAATACGGGTACAGAACTAAGCTCACACCGCACTTTCCACCTCCAAAACGCAATGACGCCGGAGAGCCCCAAGTACCGCCTATTGGCTTCACATACAAGAACCAGCGCCGACACCTAGATATCGAAGACTGTCCCCTTGGCACAGACATCATTCGAGCAGGGCTCAAAagcgagaggaagaaggtAGCGGAAAATTTGCAGCAGTACAAGAAGGGCGCTACGATCTTACTGCGCGAAACAACTTCCCGCACACCCAAGAGCTCGACAGACACCGACCCTACCTCCGCCACAAAACCCACCGTAATCACCTAcgaaaacaagaacaagccaCACCAAGAATCAGGCGACGTCATCACCCTGGATCGGCCGAACTATAGCGAAGAGAAACGGTGCGTGACAGATCAAAACGCCACCTCGGTTGAGTACATCGACGATTACCTCTTCACCAATAAAGCCGGTGCCTTCTTCCAGAACAACAACTCGATCCTTTCCGGATTCACAGAGTACATCCGCGAACATGCCCTTACTCCAACCTCCGACAAATCTGGTACCCCCATTAAATACCTCCTGGACGCCTACTCCGGCTCCGGTCTCTTCACGATAACGCTCTCTCCGCTATTCAAATCGAGCCTGGGCGTTGATGTGGCCGGTGACTCTATTGTATCGGCGCGCGAAAATGCGCGTGCAAATAACTTGCCTAATACGGGatttgccgctgctgatgctgcggTGCTCTTCAAAGACGTGCCCTACCCGCCCGATCAAACGTTACTAGTTATTGATCCGCCGCGCAAGGGATGCAGCGAAGATTTCCTGAGGCAGTTGCTGGCGTACGGACCGAGGAGGGTTGTGTATGTCAGCTGTAATGTACACACGCAGGCGAGAGATGTGGCGGTTATGGTGCAAGGGGATGAGAAGACAGGTGTCAGGTATAATATTGAAAGTATTCGTGGATTTGATTTCTTTCCGCAGACGGGGCATGTGGAGGGCGTTGCCGTGTTGAATAAGGTTGTCGTGTAGGGCGCTATGAAGAGGTGCCAGCGGCGTTCGGGTATAAAAGTCTCATTTCGCAGGATATGTACTCTGACGAGAATTTTATTGCTAGATACTATAGACAGGATAATGCGCAAAAAGACAGCTCTTAAATTAGGTGCCAGGGCCACCAAGAAGGGCGAATCTCCGGACAATGCTGGGACCGATTTCATCGTACTCGGCCTTGGTATGGCAGTAGCTGCGGAATTCTGGAGTCTGACCCAGCAGACTGCCGCCAAACCATGGACCGTGCCTCTGTCTCTTATGCGTCACAACAGCAACGTCCAGACCGCCACTCCGTGCTCCTCCGCTGCGGGCTTCCGAAGCGCGAATACGCGCATCGACCAAGTGTCGAATATCGCGTTGCAGACGTCGGCCGAAATCCTTGTAAAGAGTGGAACCACCAGAAAGCACAATGTTCTTGTAGAGACCCCTTCGGACGTCGATTGGAGAAGACTGGATAACTCCATCGACAACAACGGGGAGCGGAGTCAAAAAGTCGGAGGAGTAGATTTCGGGATTAAAAAAAATCTCGGGTGCAAGGAACCGCTCGTATCCAACGTCAATGGTCACGCTACGGCCGTTGGGCGAAGTCACAGTGTGCTTTAGGAATCGATCTGGTTCCCGGTCATATCGCGCAAACTCCTTAACAATGTCAGGGGACACATAACAGTATTCCTCTTTCACCCTCTCCGCCGTCTTTAGGCTGCTATCAGGCTCGCCTCGGTCACGAAGCAAGCTTTGTACAAAGTAGGTAATGTCTCGACCGGCAATCGGAATGCTCTTGATGGAAGATCCGATGACGTAGCCTTCTGCGACAGGAATAACGTGAGTGACACCATCACCAGAGTCAATGACTGTTCCAGTAAGCGATCGATCGGTGACTTTAGAGGACGTCCAAGAAGCAGCCAACGCGAGCACGGCTTGGACAGCAATGTATAGACCGGCGCAGTTGAACGACTCAAACATGATTTCGGCGGTGCTCTCACGGTTCTCCGGCGGGTTCATCGGCTGTTGGCGAGTTATTAATCGGTGATTGTTCAAGCACTTGTTCGAAGGCAGGATAGGTTTCAGAACATACAGGCTCAGTAAGTAAAAAGTAGTGGTCCTCCGGCTCGACGCGCAGGTACTTGAAGATCGAGTTCGACCAGAATCGCTCCATATGATCCCAATTCTCAATCTGTCCATGACGGATGGGGTAGTTGATGCCGTACCCAGGACCACTGGCAGCCGCAAGAGCTTCGTCACCGATAAAGAAGTCTAGGTCCTCTGTACCGCGCTTTGCAGACAGATGTCCACCTCCGCCAGAGGACAAGAATGAAGGTTTGTTGGCAACAGCGGGCCGCGAACCGCCTCCGGTActtccagcaccagcctTTGTAGCAATTGCAGTTGGGAAGACGAAAGAGGGCGAGTCGTTACCGGCGAAACCTGTAGGCTGTCAGCTCGTCCGGGTTCAAGGGTCCCAATGCGGGGGTATGTTGGACTGGGGTAGCTGAGCTATCTACCTAGCTTGGAATAACCAGTCCCGCTACAAGACGAGAGCATACGATCAGTCACAGTTCACCATTCGTTAAAAGCTTCAATATCTCGTTGGATATGACATACTTGTCCATGACAACGGCCGGGGTTTGGTTCGCCATGGCGAATGGTTGGGGCGCACACTCTCCCCCTGGCTACCAATTCGTAAGAAGACCGTCGCTCAGTAGGTCTGGATGGGAAGGCAGGCCTGGGAATTATTTGCACAAATAGAGAATAAGAAGGACAGTAAGACAGGGCAGAGGAGCAAGGAGGGGGCTCAGGCTGGAGGTATGGAGGTGGGCAGGCAGGCGGATTAGTAGAGCAGGCGGTGGCCCCAATACGTAATGTTACAAGTATCCACGTGATGGTATTGTCAGCCACTGTCGTCCACAAGCCACATCCACGACAGCAACTGTGGCTGGAGGTATCGCAGAAGAATCTATAGCAAGCGGCCTGAAGCTCTCTATAACACCGCGTTGAGGACGTTGCGATTGCTGTGAACTGAATGTGAAAGGACGAAGGTTAATGTGTACTAGATTTCCAGTGGCTCTTCATGTCGATTCGAGTTGAGCACCGTGCTTGTTCTCTGAAGAGGCAGCTGCCCTCTCACTCATAGAGTCTGGGTAAAGGAAGGCACTCGCAGTCAACAGCTCAATGTCGTCAACGCGGACTGGTAGCTCCCTGACCACTTTACCTCTGCATGATCAGGCTCCCTAATACAAATCTCGTTGCACGTTATCATTTCCTAGTTCGCATCCTTTGGttcctctcttcattcttaCTCTGCCTTAAGGAGTGCAGCCTGCTTTCATACTCTACAGCAAATAGCTCTCGGAAGCGAGGCCTCATCTTATTCATACTCGTCCTTTGAGCCTATTCTTCATTCTCCCTGATTTCCTCTGCACAATTGTGTTGAAGGTATTCCTAGCGCGGAGCCAGCAGCCTACTCACTGTACCCATAAATTCACTCGCATCAGTTCTATTAGTCGTCAGCGGTGCAATGCCCCAGTGACAACTCggcatctccagctttgttTCTCTTTGTCTTGAAACTATACCCTTTTGCCCAGCAGACAAGCCAGCCCACAATGAATCGCTCAAAAAAAGGAGGAAAATATGTCtcggccatcttcatccacgcCGGCGCCGGTTATCACCGTCGCGATTTCGAGAAACCACATTTGAAGGTGTGCGAAGGGTGAGTGTCTGCTTCTTTCATGGTCTACCCATTGTACATACGTCTCACTGCAGGCGCTGATGTCGAACAGTGCGGCTAAGATGGCAATGGGCATACTCCTCAACGGTGGCTCAGCGGTCGACGCCGTTGAAATCGCGATTATGTACCTTGAGGATGCCGAAATAACCAACGCCGGCTACGGTAGTAACACGACTATTGAGGGGACCGTTGAATGTGATGCTACTGTGGTCGACCACCTTGGCCGGAGCGGCGCTGTTGGTGCCGTCGCGCGTAAGTCCTACCTGCTGACGTTGAAGGTATCGGGCTAATGACATGCATAGAGGTGAAGAATCCTATCTCGCTCGCGCGCGCGATCCTTGAAGCGTCAAAAGAGCCTCTGACATTACATCGCGTGCCTCCGAACTTTCTTGTGGGACCCGGTGCTACGGACTATGCGTATGAACTAGGGCTTGTAGTCCTCCCCCACGATGGGCTGATATCAACTCCAGCAAGACAGAGGTGGTTGCAATGGCAAAGGGAGCTCAAAGAAGCTGATAGCCGACAAAGGGCTCGGTCACAAGGCTCGAACGAAATCGACAATGCCTATTACCGTCGTGCAGTTAGGGGTCATCCGACTCAGTTGCCCGCGAGCCCTTCCAGCACACaatcaacatcaacaagctccGTTAGCCCTCATGTGGACTCGAATCACGCTAGTGCAATAAATACATCAAGCGGCATGCAGTTAGCATCAGACAACCAGGCCCCAACTGGCATAAAAAAGGCTAAAAGTGACACCTCAAGCGGTGGCATGTCTCCAATTCGATCGAGCCTCAATTCGTTTAGAAATACAATCTTGCAGCCTAATCCGCTGAGGGCCGGCATGCACGCAGGGCAGATGGATGTCGATTCATCGTCTCTTCCATCCCATGGCCGCGATGGATCACACTCCGACTTTTTCGGCTGCACAGAGGATCGTGTCAGTGATACCGTGGGCGCTATAGCTGTGGACAGCTTTGGGCACATCGCAGCAGGTTCTTCCTCTGGTGGGATTGGAATGAAGCACAAGGGTAGAATCGGTCCTGCGGCTCTTAACGGAATTGGCACCAGTGTCATCCCCGTCGACCCGAATGACCCTGAGAAGACCTGCGTTGCGAGTGTCACTTCGGGCACTGGGGAGCACATCGCTACCACCTTAGCCGCAAGCACCTGTGCTTCGCGGGTCTATTATAGTCATCGAAAACGTTCCGACGGTACCTTTGAAGAAGTACTCGAGGACGAAGCCATGGGAGCAATGATCGCAGCAGATTTTATGGGTAATCAGACTTGTGTCCTTTATTTTTCGAATGCTAAATTTTATGTTTTTTAGGCCATCCGGGTGTAAAAGCCAGCCATTGTGAGGGCTCTGTTGGGATCATGACTGTCAAGCGGACGGTAGACGGGATATATCTATACTTCGCACACAACACCGACTCTTTCGTACGTCTTTGACTTTCTATGTTACCATGGCCCTTCCTGACTGTAGTGACTCTTAGGTCCTGGCAAATATGAGCAGCGAAGATAAGAAACCGGCTTCTGTCATGTCTCGAAGTAATGGGAACGGAAGCATCGCGCAAGGTGGAAAGGCCTTCCGGGTTAAGAAACTTGCATGAACCCAGGGACAAAAGTCTTTGACGCATTCAGGACATGTCATCGATCCTAGATCCTAGACACCGCTAGCCTATCTTACGTTTGCCTGGACCTTCTCCTAAACGACCTATTCTTGTGAATACCCATGTCTTTCTGATAGCGGTTTGCATCTGTGGTCCCTACAAATGCTTGTACTCATTTGTACAATgctctgctgttgctgctatATTATAATTCGTCGCTTGGCGCCTTTGCATATGTTTCATTGAGACATGCTAGTTGTGATTCGGTTTTGCTGTGTATGCTGAGCCAAATTATTTATATTGTTCATCTGATCCAGATTTCATCATACATTATTCCATCAGTGGCACGGCTATAAATGTAGGGTGACTGAACATCGGCGTTATATTTGCACTTGATCAGCTGTCCAGACCAAAATTCTGGTTTCAAGTTCTCATATATTCAATAACTCGTAGACCAATCCTTGATGCGGTATACCAGGTCTTGCCGTCATCGTCATAAGCCAGTAATGGTCCGTCTTATACTGAGCTCCCAACAGATTGGGTGCTATATGTGCCAACCCTCCAGGCGTTGGTTTGTGGAGGTCACCCAGAGTATAGTATAGTATTCGTTTGCAATTGCTGATCTCGAGTGAGTCGTCTCCAATTAGGTATATTAAAGGATTATTCCAGTTTGTGAGTGGAACCTCGCCCCCCGCCCCCtcccttttttccttttccatTCGGAAGCCTTTAAGCTGCAACTTCCATGATGATAACTCGGAGTATCACTGGGAGCCCAAAAAAATAGTCACCTTCGACGCCAGGATGAATCAAGGCCCCGGCGTCGGTGTCGGCGTAGGCGTAGCAGAGACCCCATTTGGTctaatcttcttcttcttctttttccttaCCACAACCGCCGGCTTCGCGCCGTAGTCACCCGTATCCAGATGCGTGCCGCAAGTCAAGCAATCGCCGTTCTCCGGTGGTTCACAGAAGATACTCAGGCAGATCGAGCAAACGAATCCTATATCCACAACGCGTCTATGGCAAAAACACGCGGCGCGGAAGTCTACATCTACTCGTGTCGGAAGGATTAGGTGTTTGCGAGACCGTTGGTCCGGGAGGAATGCCATCATTAGATACTGCAGTAAACCGCGGGGTTCGGAAAGGGACATGTAGATTCCCTTTGTTGCATCGGAGGCTTGTTGTAGGAAGACGGCGTCGCCACTGAGTTTGCAGACATCGATGGGGATGTGCAGGCGTTGGCAGGCGAAGATGCCGTTCATGATTGGGATGTATTGGTGCGCGGAGCCGGTCGCGCTACTGACggagatgatgaggatacgAGACTGTAGACCCTCGGCGGCACCGTCGTTTGTCGCCGTTGTGGTTGTGGAGCGTCGGGCTATCATGGACGTTGTGCTTGTATCTGGGTCACCAGAgcgcgagaaggaggaggcatCGCCGCCTCCGTGAGCTTCAGCCCAGGCAATTGTGCGACGGTTGATGTGGCTAAGAGCTAAAGTAAGTGCGCCGGCCATCATTGTTGAGGCGCCACTGTCTAGGTCATCACGGTTGGTGGAGTCTACCAGGTGTCGGAGATTGGATGTCACTTGCTCCTCGACGATTCGAAACGGGCGGTATTTGTTTACTTGGCTGGGTTTACCGCTACCACCACCGGTGCTCATATGGTTATTATTGCTCATTGTAACGTCGCCGTCTGAGTCTGCGGATGTCGTTGGTGAGTTTGGGGACGGATAGAGCCATGCGGCTTTGTGAGTGTGGGAGGCGACAACGGCGACTTCGTTTGCGTAGTTACAGGCGAGATGGGcgttgaggaagacgagaatgtTGGCGAGCGCGGTTGAGAAGGGAAGCTGATTCTTCTCATTTTGCTCAAGTAACGCCCAAGCATGAGGATTTGTGTCAATGATGACTGTTAGTAGGGACGGTGCAGGGTCTAGAGTCAATTCGTCATCAGAGAACGTTCGTGAGGTTGTAGGTTGCGGGAAGTGGTTCTAACCATGCGCACTCGTCCCATAGTGCTCGGTCGCATCTACGGCGTTCATATTCGCAGATCAGACGACTCCAAGGGAGAATAGGCAGTGTAGCTGAAGCCGGTGAGGAGATTCGCGTGTACCTGGTATGGCGCAGCTGTGGTTGTTGTTTCAATTGAGAGAGACGAACATCATGGACGGTTGCCAGCAGAATCTCCCCAATAGGCAGATCCAAGATTTTTTTCTGTTATTTGGCAATCGAACTACACTGACCCCTCTTGAAAAAGAATATGGGGATAATGAAGCTCCTGCACCCTCAGTAGTTGATCGTCGGAGTTACCTAAAAGCTCCGGACTTAGTTCAAAAAAGTGGCATGCGCGCACGTGATTTCGCACTATTTACACTCAACAGCACTAGCCATGGAGTGTAGTAGCCCAGTAAATAGTACAAAGCCAGGCATAATTTGTTGTAAGGGTTAAGAAAACGGATAGTTTATGCATACAAACGAGCAGATCTTTGAACTAAATACTCGCTGAGATTAATATAGGATATGAATGATGATGTATCTAAACAGATCATGGTGACACGATGTATATCTAAATTTCAACTGAACACACTGAACACGCGACGCTTTGAAGATTAACGCAGAACTTCTTTCAGAGCGAAGCAGCGTCAGACTTGACTTGGAGATAGTTGTCTTTTACCTCTGTATTATTATTCAGAACCGGAATCCTGTGAGCATCCTTGAGAGCGGCATTGATAGTCGGTTGGCTAAGTGGACTAGCGTGTGGAGTAGGTCCTGGTGTGAAACTGTTTTTGCCTTCATGCTCGGTGAGACCTTTCCGGATGGCTAAGACAGAGTCGACGATTACCGCATCGATTCCTTCGGCGGCTTGGAGCTAAAATGATGTTAGAGAGGTCCAGAAGCCACGGTGTGCTCAGAAGCTTACCTTGACCTTGTGAGGATCGTTGTTGGATGTGCCATAGGATACGCAGACGAGACCGGACTCTTTAACAACGCGGATGAGACGCGGGCAGAGCACAAGGCATTCTGCCTGCGTCACCACGCCGAGCAAATTCCATCGAGAGGCGAAACGGATCGCCTCTTGTAAACTGCTAGCTCGGATATCTCCAATAGGGCTGGATCCGGAATCTGTCAGGAAAAGGACGGGAATTGACGGCTGCTTGAAGGACAAAAGCAAGCAAATATCAGGGTTGaagctcgagaagatcatgttCCGGCCCTGGCCCAACGTATATACCTTCTCGAGGACAGTGTCGACGAAGGAATTCAGCTCAACAGCATATGtatccatctcctcctcttcactctcGTAGAGCATGGGATATTCTTCAGCCTTTGATTAGCGGCCGAACCATAAATATACCTGGAAATGGATAGACTTACTCAACTCCATGTTGAACCCAACGTTCTGAGGCAGTTTCTTGAACAGCTCTTCCAGAGTAGCAAAAGGGGCTTGAATATGATTGCCTCTGCTATTTCCTTTGAACCCCTTTTTCTTGAAATCGCGGGTATGCTTAATTCTTTCGTTGAGTTCAGAAATATCGCTCTCTGTACCGCCCACAGACATTGATCTATGGCGAGGAGGCAAGGGAGGGGTCTTGCTTCGTTCAGTACCTCCGATGGCAATCTGGCCAGGAGACCCAGGTGTTCGAGTCGTGCCTCGCTCGCCGAGTTGGAGGAACTGTTCGAGCGTCAAGGTGTGAACAGGAGCGTCAATACCTGTTTCGCTGACGAGGAAATCATGGTAAATGACTGGAACGTGATCCTTTGTGAGCTGAATATCAAATTCAACGTATGAAGCGCCCAGGTTCGCAGCTGCGATGAAGGACTGTATGGTATTCTCGCCAAGTTGCAATGAATTTCGAGTAGCAAAATTCTTGCCCAAGCCGCGATGTCCGATGACCATTGTTGACGACATACTCCTCCAGTAGGTCTGCTCCCTGTTGATGGACATGTTCGGGTGCTTGAAAGGTGTAATGACCAGGAAGTTGAATGTAATGGAACCGATCACTTCCAAGGTATTAGCAGCAACGATAGGTACAGTAGAGTCGCCTTGAAGGTTAGTACGGTGCGATCCCACACTCGGCCTCACGCTGGACAGCAAGGCAACACCTCGCCCCACTATTTGGTCCTTCGAGCCTGAGTACGTAGGAACAAGGTCGAATAGCAGCCTAACCTTAGTTGGGTCTGCTGCATGGAATACAATTGGTTCAGTTGAGATGTTCTCTTGCACAGGAAGATCGATGATTTCGGGTTCTCCGTGCGCCCCATTCGCAGAGACGACGATAGACAGAGCAGTGTCCAGCTGAGTAGCGTGAGCGTTCTCCATAGGAATACGGTCAAGGTTCACGGCGTGGACGTGCTTTCGAGTGTCCATGGTGCCCAAACTGACTAGGATCATGGCCTCGTCGGTGAGATACCGATGTCCAAATGACTTAACAGGTTCAGGATTCCGGGAGGGAGAACTCCCTGCAGCGCTCCCTCCGTTCGATTTTTTCTCCATCAGCGATGATTGAGGCTGTGACGACAAGGGACCCGAAGTAGTAGAACCAGAGGCAGTGGGAACAGTCAAAGCAGGTTCTTCGGAAAGCTCAGGTTCAGGAGTCACCTTCGCAAGACATCTGGCCACGTCAAGATGTCCACGCAGGGCCGCGTGTTCCTTTGCAGTCCAGCCAGATGAATCCAACCTTTCAAGGTCGGCACCAGCTTCAATTAGGGCCTCGACAACACTTAATGAGCCATCAACGCAGGCGATGAAAAGCGGGGTCCAAGAGTAAGTGCTTTCAGCAAGTTCGGTGTCTGCTTTCTGAACATCGTTACCCTTGAGCAGAATGCGGGCGCACTTTTCATGGTCAAAGCGAGCCGCAACGTGCAACGCGGTTTCACCTTGTTGGTCCTGATAGTTGATATCAACCTTAGCGTCAACAAGTAGCTGAACAATATCTATGAAATTAGCCTTGACGGCCAGTGCGAGTACTGCACTTGACCTCGAAACGTGCTTTCGAATCTCCGCTTTGTCTTGGATCTGCCCTTTCCAGTTCTCGGCTTTGAGTAGGGCCTGGGTAGTCAGAGGGTGAC
Protein-coding sequences here:
- a CDS encoding TFIIH/NER complex subunit TFB4 (transcript_id=CADANIAT00002608), which produces MNAVDATEHYGTSAHDPAPSLLTVIIDTNPHAWALLEQNEKNQLPFSTALANILVFLNAHLACNYANEVAVVASHTHKAAWLYPSPNSPTTSADSDGDVTMSNNNHMSTGGGSGKPSQVNKYRPFRIVEEQVTSNLRHLVDSTNRDDLDSGASTMMAGALTLALSHINRRTIAWAEAHGGGDASSFSRSGDPDTSTTSMIARRSTTTTATNDGAAEGLQSRILIISVSSATGSAHQYIPIMNGIFACQRLHIPIDVCKLSGDAVFLQQASDATKGIYMSLSEPRGLLQYLMMAFLPDQRSRKHLILPTRVDVDFRAACFCHRRVVDIGFVCSICLSIFCEPPENGDCLTCGTHLDTGDYGAKPAVVVRKKKKKKIRPNGVSATPTPTPTPGP
- a CDS encoding glycerophosphocholine phosphodiesterase (transcript_id=CADANIAT00002609), which codes for MKFGRNLPRNVVPEWSSSYIRYKALKKLIKSLADRVRAGHEADLAGFFYSLDRNLEDVDHFYNKKYADFSRRLKLLSDRYAHNLDGSHLDSDDVEDLLAALLELRGQFRKLQWYGEVNRRGFNKITKKLDKKVGAQAQQKYLETKVEPLPFASNTRVTEALKKINDWLSALGDQKTFDDASSTHSSLSLKRGPSRPNLNLPANTLLTIDDALRKDDTHVVLELLEDLKTVADEAGENVFPKVLRSLLQRAIHYRSKACISAVIGRSGSLEEEDDINKRNCIHRLVIAIGRAQTTTDSEQSASMVLDFPMDTPNYITPAALPTLQPPRSFAKESDHVQHLTRSDPAVSVLEYLLDHLRPDQRESLLSKDISGRTPLHYAAQYGFRVVCEVIIEHLQAWNMFDVSEGIDGPRWQDNDGWAPLHLSVVGGHPLTTQALLKAENWKGQIQDKAEIRKHVSRSSAVLALAVKANFIDIVQLLVDAKVDINYQDQQGETALHVAARFDHEKCARILLKGNDVQKADTELAESTYSWTPLFIACVDGSLSVVEALIEAGADLERLDSSGWTAKEHAALRGHLDVARCLAKVTPEPELSEEPALTVPTASGSTTSGPLSSQPQSSLMEKKSNGGSAAGSSPSRNPEPVKSFGHRYLTDEAMILVSLGTMDTRKHVHAVNLDRIPMENAHATQLDTALSIVVSANGAHGEPEIIDLPVQENISTEPIVFHAADPTKVRLLFDLVPTYSGSKDQIVGRGVALLSSVRPSVGSHRTNLQGDSTVPIVAANTLEVIGSITFNFLVITPFKHPNMSINREQTYWRSMSSTMVIGHRGLGKNFATRNSLQLGENTIQSFIAAANLGASYVEFDIQLTKDHVPVIYHDFLVSETGIDAPVHTLTLEQFLQLGERGTTRTPGSPGQIAIGGTERSKTPPLPPRHRSMSVGGTESDISELNERIKHTRDFKKKGFKGNSRGNHIQAPFATLEELFKKLPQNVGFNMELKYPMLYESEEEEMDTYAVELNSFVDTVLEKVYTLGQGRNMIFSSFNPDICLLLSFKQPSIPVLFLTDSGSSPIGDIRASSLQEAIRFASRWNLLGVVTQAECLVLCPRLIRVVKESGLVCVSYGTSNNDPHKVKLQAAEGIDAVIVDSVLAIRKGLTEHEGKNSFTPGPTPHASPLSQPTINAALKDAHRIPVLNNNTEVKDNYLQVKSDAASL